Proteins encoded in a region of the Heterodontus francisci isolate sHetFra1 chromosome 19, sHetFra1.hap1, whole genome shotgun sequence genome:
- the prickle2b gene encoding prickle-like protein 2b isoform X3, with product MPLEMEKTVNKLMYDFQRNSTSDDDSGCALEEYAWVPPGLKPEQVHQYYNCLPEDKVPYVNSPGEKYRIKQLLHQLPPHDNEVRYCNSLDEEEKKELRLFSTQRKRENLGRGTVRPFPITMTGAICEQCGGQISGGDIAVFASRAGHGVCWHPRCFVCATCNELLVDLIYFYQNGKIYCGRHHAERLKPRCAACDEIIFADECTEAESRHWHMKHFCCFECETVLGGQRYIMKEGRPYCCNCFESLYAEYCDTCGEHIGIDQGQMTYDGQHWHATELCFCCARCKKSLLGRPFLPKQGQIFCSRSCSIGEDPNGSDSSDSAFQSARSRESRRSARIGRNSSKVEDKSLRQTAMSRYSADIDPLSQQMDMLSLAGQAASLNKETLWKTRDVYQFEDDSTERAKFTERPSQPLSQYSVRTEFNPTQCISNQIDIWGKEFNAKRNSASALKDHSDSFIKEDKEDYYPSAIRTQESFSNASSHSITESRSNPTVQGYEMERELLSHQCRTRHPISALSFTDQLTFLEQTPRESIESLALSNATGASVEGGARRQEHLSRFSMPDLSKDSGMNGSEKLSNMGTLNSSARFRSTESIRSLNSAQQYQDLQPPLDRLRHPLQYRELSTQGRMPPGFDCPDGAISNRMQTSMNARIAPMSERTQRRMHNRENNSRHHRHRPRRSRRSRSDNALHLASDKRYQMRDRSHMFSSEDYEQLMMRQRSRDAFGNGQLRDPYSRYPRTASDLTLQNQVGDKLLRPYFNDHDDWCSTCSSSSESEEEGYFLGQPIPRPVQLRPIASDEFMYGYSSPVPISSTLSGRYQSHYRKRQKSKNCIIS from the exons GTTCACCAATACTACAACTGTCTCCCAGAAGATAAGGTGCCGTATGTTAACAGCCCAGGAGAGAAGTATAGAATTAAGCAGCTGTTACATCAACTACCACCACATGACAATGAG GTTCGGTACTGCAATTCACTTGatgaagaagaaaagaaagaactgcGACTTTTCAGTACTCAAAGAAAAAGAGAAAATTTAGGAAGAGGCACTGTTAGACCTTTTCCTATAACTATGACTGGTGCAATTTGTGAACAG TGTGGAGGACAAATCAGTGGAGGAGACATCGCTGTATTTGCCTCGCGAGCAGGCCATGGAGTTTGCTGGCATCCTCGGTGCTTTGTCTGTGCCACATGCAACGAGCTATTGGTGGATCTGATTTATTTTTACCAAAATGGTAAGATATACTGCGGGAGACACCATGCTGAACGTTTGAAACCCAGATGTGCAGCATGTGATGAG ATCATCTTTGCAGATGAGTGCACAGAGGCTGAAAGTAGGCACTGGCATATGAAACACTTCTGCTGTTTTGAGTGTGAAACTGTCCTGGGAGGCCAGAGATACATCATGAAAGAAGGACGACCCTATTGTTGTAACTGCTTTGAGTCTCTTTATGCTGAATATTGTGATACATGTGGTGAACATATAG GTATTGACCAAGGGCAGATGACATATGATGGTCAACACTGGCATGCTACAGAGTTGTGTTTCTGCTGTGCCCGTTGCAAGAAGTCATTACTTGGAAGACCTTTCCTCCCAAAACAAGGACAGATATTTTGTTCCAGATCCTGTAGCATTGGGGAAGATCCCAATGGCTCTGACTCTTCAGACTCTGCGTTTCAAAGTGCACGATCAAGAGAATCCCGGCGCAGTGCAAGAATAGGTAGAAACAGCAGTAAAGTAGAAGATAAAAGCCTAAGACAAACGGCAATGAGCAGGTATTCTGCAGATATTGATCCTCTTTCTCAGCAAATGGACATGCTAAGTCTTGCTGGTCAAGCAGCCAGTTTAAACAAAGAAACACTGTGGAAAACCAGAGATGTCTACCAGTTTGAAGATGATTCTACTGAGAGGGCTAAATTTACAGAAAGACCTTCTCAACCTCTCAGTCAGTATAGCGTAAGGACTGAATTTAATCCAACGCAGTGCATAAGCAATCAGATTGATATATGGGGGAAAGAATTTAATGCAAAGAGAAATTCAGCTTCAGCTTTGAAAGATCATAGTGATAGTTTTATCAAAGAAGACAAAGAAGATTATTATCCTTCAGCAATCAGAACTCAAGAAAGTTTTAGCAATGCATCGAGCCATAGTATTACTGAATCCCGATCAAATCCAACTGTACAAGGATATGAGATGGAAAGAGAATTGCTTTCTCATCAGTGTCGAACCAGACATCCAATCAGTGCACTTAGTTTTACTGATCAACTCACTTTTCTGGAACAAACCCCAAGGGAATCAATAGAATCTCTTGCACTTTCAAATGCAACAG GGGCTTCTGTGGAAGGTGGTGCCAGACGCCAAGAGCATTTGTCCAGGTTTTCAATGCCTGACTTGAGCAAAGACTCTGGCATGAATGGATCAGAAAAACTTAGCAACATGGGTACACTTAACTCTTCTGCTAGATTTAGAAGCACAGAGTCCATTCGAAGTCTAAACTCTGCCCAGCAATACCAGGATCTGCAGCCGCCCTTAGATAGACTCAGGCACCCTTTGCAGTATAGAGAATTATCTACTCAAGGAAGAATGCCACCAGGGTTTGACTGTCCAGATGGTGCCATAAGCAACAGAATGCAAACTAGTATGAATGCTAGAATCGCACCCATGAGTGAACGGACCCAGAGACGTATGCATAATCGGGAGAACAACTCTCGCCATCATCGCCACAGACCACGGAGATCCAGAAGGTCTCGTTCTGATAATGCTCTTCACCTAGCTTCAGACAAACGCTATCAAATGAGGGACAGATCTCACATGTTTTCAAGTGAAGACTATGAACAATTAATGATGCGACAAAGAAGTAGGGATGCATTTGGAAATGGTCAGTTGAGAGATCCCTATAGTCGGTATCCTAGAACTGCTTCTGACCTGACGTTGCAGAACCAAGTAGGTGACAAGTTGCTCCGACCTTATTTTAACGACCATGATGATTGGTGTTCTACCTGTTCCTCCTCATCAGAGTCTGAGGAAGAAGGATATTTCCTAGGGCAACCAATTCCACGCCCTGTTCAGCTTCGCCCCATTGCTAGTGATGAATTTATGTATGGTTAtagctcacctgttcctatatcatCCACTCTGAGTGGCAGGTACCAGTCACATTATAGGAAGAGACAAAAAAGCAAGAACTGCATTATCTCATAA
- the prickle2b gene encoding prickle-like protein 2b isoform X2, producing MPHSYEKIAGKREILRQKKICLHCKCPREEHIVTVMPLEMEKTVNKLMYDFQRNSTSDDDSGCALEEYAWVPPGLKPEQVHQYYNCLPEDKVPYVNSPGEKYRIKQLLHQLPPHDNEVRYCNSLDEEEKKELRLFSTQRKRENLGRGTVRPFPITMTGAICEQCGGQISGGDIAVFASRAGHGVCWHPRCFVCATCNELLVDLIYFYQNGKIYCGRHHAERLKPRCAACDEIIFADECTEAESRHWHMKHFCCFECETVLGGQRYIMKEGRPYCCNCFESLYAEYCDTCGEHIGIDQGQMTYDGQHWHATELCFCCARCKKSLLGRPFLPKQGQIFCSRSCSIGEDPNGSDSSDSAFQSARSRESRRSARIGRNSSKVEDKSLRQTAMSRYSADIDPLSQQMDMLSLAGQAASLNKETLWKTRDVYQFEDDSTERAKFTERPSQPLSQYSVRTEFNPTQCISNQIDIWGKEFNAKRNSASALKDHSDSFIKEDKEDYYPSAIRTQESFSNASSHSITESRSNPTVQGYEMERELLSHQCRTRHPISALSFTDQLTFLEQTPRESIESLALSNATGASVEGGARRQEHLSRFSMPDLSKDSGMNGSEKLSNMGTLNSSARFRSTESIRSLNSAQQYQDLQPPLDRLRHPLQYRELSTQGRMPPGFDCPDGAISNRMQTSMNARIAPMSERTQRRMHNRENNSRHHRHRPRRSRRSRSDNALHLASDKRYQMRDRSHMFSSEDYEQLMMRQRSRDAFGNGQLRDPYSRYPRTASDLTLQNQVGDKLLRPYFNDHDDWCSTCSSSSESEEEGYFLGQPIPRPVQLRPIASDEFMYGYSSPVPISSTLSGRYQSHYRKRQKSKNCIIS from the exons GTTCACCAATACTACAACTGTCTCCCAGAAGATAAGGTGCCGTATGTTAACAGCCCAGGAGAGAAGTATAGAATTAAGCAGCTGTTACATCAACTACCACCACATGACAATGAG GTTCGGTACTGCAATTCACTTGatgaagaagaaaagaaagaactgcGACTTTTCAGTACTCAAAGAAAAAGAGAAAATTTAGGAAGAGGCACTGTTAGACCTTTTCCTATAACTATGACTGGTGCAATTTGTGAACAG TGTGGAGGACAAATCAGTGGAGGAGACATCGCTGTATTTGCCTCGCGAGCAGGCCATGGAGTTTGCTGGCATCCTCGGTGCTTTGTCTGTGCCACATGCAACGAGCTATTGGTGGATCTGATTTATTTTTACCAAAATGGTAAGATATACTGCGGGAGACACCATGCTGAACGTTTGAAACCCAGATGTGCAGCATGTGATGAG ATCATCTTTGCAGATGAGTGCACAGAGGCTGAAAGTAGGCACTGGCATATGAAACACTTCTGCTGTTTTGAGTGTGAAACTGTCCTGGGAGGCCAGAGATACATCATGAAAGAAGGACGACCCTATTGTTGTAACTGCTTTGAGTCTCTTTATGCTGAATATTGTGATACATGTGGTGAACATATAG GTATTGACCAAGGGCAGATGACATATGATGGTCAACACTGGCATGCTACAGAGTTGTGTTTCTGCTGTGCCCGTTGCAAGAAGTCATTACTTGGAAGACCTTTCCTCCCAAAACAAGGACAGATATTTTGTTCCAGATCCTGTAGCATTGGGGAAGATCCCAATGGCTCTGACTCTTCAGACTCTGCGTTTCAAAGTGCACGATCAAGAGAATCCCGGCGCAGTGCAAGAATAGGTAGAAACAGCAGTAAAGTAGAAGATAAAAGCCTAAGACAAACGGCAATGAGCAGGTATTCTGCAGATATTGATCCTCTTTCTCAGCAAATGGACATGCTAAGTCTTGCTGGTCAAGCAGCCAGTTTAAACAAAGAAACACTGTGGAAAACCAGAGATGTCTACCAGTTTGAAGATGATTCTACTGAGAGGGCTAAATTTACAGAAAGACCTTCTCAACCTCTCAGTCAGTATAGCGTAAGGACTGAATTTAATCCAACGCAGTGCATAAGCAATCAGATTGATATATGGGGGAAAGAATTTAATGCAAAGAGAAATTCAGCTTCAGCTTTGAAAGATCATAGTGATAGTTTTATCAAAGAAGACAAAGAAGATTATTATCCTTCAGCAATCAGAACTCAAGAAAGTTTTAGCAATGCATCGAGCCATAGTATTACTGAATCCCGATCAAATCCAACTGTACAAGGATATGAGATGGAAAGAGAATTGCTTTCTCATCAGTGTCGAACCAGACATCCAATCAGTGCACTTAGTTTTACTGATCAACTCACTTTTCTGGAACAAACCCCAAGGGAATCAATAGAATCTCTTGCACTTTCAAATGCAACAG GGGCTTCTGTGGAAGGTGGTGCCAGACGCCAAGAGCATTTGTCCAGGTTTTCAATGCCTGACTTGAGCAAAGACTCTGGCATGAATGGATCAGAAAAACTTAGCAACATGGGTACACTTAACTCTTCTGCTAGATTTAGAAGCACAGAGTCCATTCGAAGTCTAAACTCTGCCCAGCAATACCAGGATCTGCAGCCGCCCTTAGATAGACTCAGGCACCCTTTGCAGTATAGAGAATTATCTACTCAAGGAAGAATGCCACCAGGGTTTGACTGTCCAGATGGTGCCATAAGCAACAGAATGCAAACTAGTATGAATGCTAGAATCGCACCCATGAGTGAACGGACCCAGAGACGTATGCATAATCGGGAGAACAACTCTCGCCATCATCGCCACAGACCACGGAGATCCAGAAGGTCTCGTTCTGATAATGCTCTTCACCTAGCTTCAGACAAACGCTATCAAATGAGGGACAGATCTCACATGTTTTCAAGTGAAGACTATGAACAATTAATGATGCGACAAAGAAGTAGGGATGCATTTGGAAATGGTCAGTTGAGAGATCCCTATAGTCGGTATCCTAGAACTGCTTCTGACCTGACGTTGCAGAACCAAGTAGGTGACAAGTTGCTCCGACCTTATTTTAACGACCATGATGATTGGTGTTCTACCTGTTCCTCCTCATCAGAGTCTGAGGAAGAAGGATATTTCCTAGGGCAACCAATTCCACGCCCTGTTCAGCTTCGCCCCATTGCTAGTGATGAATTTATGTATGGTTAtagctcacctgttcctatatcatCCACTCTGAGTGGCAGGTACCAGTCACATTATAGGAAGAGACAAAAAAGCAAGAACTGCATTATCTCATAA
- the prickle2b gene encoding prickle-like protein 2b isoform X1: protein MQMVNLLTPGIAVGLNFKKICLHCKCPREEHIVTVMPLEMEKTVNKLMYDFQRNSTSDDDSGCALEEYAWVPPGLKPEQVHQYYNCLPEDKVPYVNSPGEKYRIKQLLHQLPPHDNEVRYCNSLDEEEKKELRLFSTQRKRENLGRGTVRPFPITMTGAICEQCGGQISGGDIAVFASRAGHGVCWHPRCFVCATCNELLVDLIYFYQNGKIYCGRHHAERLKPRCAACDEIIFADECTEAESRHWHMKHFCCFECETVLGGQRYIMKEGRPYCCNCFESLYAEYCDTCGEHIGIDQGQMTYDGQHWHATELCFCCARCKKSLLGRPFLPKQGQIFCSRSCSIGEDPNGSDSSDSAFQSARSRESRRSARIGRNSSKVEDKSLRQTAMSRYSADIDPLSQQMDMLSLAGQAASLNKETLWKTRDVYQFEDDSTERAKFTERPSQPLSQYSVRTEFNPTQCISNQIDIWGKEFNAKRNSASALKDHSDSFIKEDKEDYYPSAIRTQESFSNASSHSITESRSNPTVQGYEMERELLSHQCRTRHPISALSFTDQLTFLEQTPRESIESLALSNATGASVEGGARRQEHLSRFSMPDLSKDSGMNGSEKLSNMGTLNSSARFRSTESIRSLNSAQQYQDLQPPLDRLRHPLQYRELSTQGRMPPGFDCPDGAISNRMQTSMNARIAPMSERTQRRMHNRENNSRHHRHRPRRSRRSRSDNALHLASDKRYQMRDRSHMFSSEDYEQLMMRQRSRDAFGNGQLRDPYSRYPRTASDLTLQNQVGDKLLRPYFNDHDDWCSTCSSSSESEEEGYFLGQPIPRPVQLRPIASDEFMYGYSSPVPISSTLSGRYQSHYRKRQKSKNCIIS, encoded by the exons GTTCACCAATACTACAACTGTCTCCCAGAAGATAAGGTGCCGTATGTTAACAGCCCAGGAGAGAAGTATAGAATTAAGCAGCTGTTACATCAACTACCACCACATGACAATGAG GTTCGGTACTGCAATTCACTTGatgaagaagaaaagaaagaactgcGACTTTTCAGTACTCAAAGAAAAAGAGAAAATTTAGGAAGAGGCACTGTTAGACCTTTTCCTATAACTATGACTGGTGCAATTTGTGAACAG TGTGGAGGACAAATCAGTGGAGGAGACATCGCTGTATTTGCCTCGCGAGCAGGCCATGGAGTTTGCTGGCATCCTCGGTGCTTTGTCTGTGCCACATGCAACGAGCTATTGGTGGATCTGATTTATTTTTACCAAAATGGTAAGATATACTGCGGGAGACACCATGCTGAACGTTTGAAACCCAGATGTGCAGCATGTGATGAG ATCATCTTTGCAGATGAGTGCACAGAGGCTGAAAGTAGGCACTGGCATATGAAACACTTCTGCTGTTTTGAGTGTGAAACTGTCCTGGGAGGCCAGAGATACATCATGAAAGAAGGACGACCCTATTGTTGTAACTGCTTTGAGTCTCTTTATGCTGAATATTGTGATACATGTGGTGAACATATAG GTATTGACCAAGGGCAGATGACATATGATGGTCAACACTGGCATGCTACAGAGTTGTGTTTCTGCTGTGCCCGTTGCAAGAAGTCATTACTTGGAAGACCTTTCCTCCCAAAACAAGGACAGATATTTTGTTCCAGATCCTGTAGCATTGGGGAAGATCCCAATGGCTCTGACTCTTCAGACTCTGCGTTTCAAAGTGCACGATCAAGAGAATCCCGGCGCAGTGCAAGAATAGGTAGAAACAGCAGTAAAGTAGAAGATAAAAGCCTAAGACAAACGGCAATGAGCAGGTATTCTGCAGATATTGATCCTCTTTCTCAGCAAATGGACATGCTAAGTCTTGCTGGTCAAGCAGCCAGTTTAAACAAAGAAACACTGTGGAAAACCAGAGATGTCTACCAGTTTGAAGATGATTCTACTGAGAGGGCTAAATTTACAGAAAGACCTTCTCAACCTCTCAGTCAGTATAGCGTAAGGACTGAATTTAATCCAACGCAGTGCATAAGCAATCAGATTGATATATGGGGGAAAGAATTTAATGCAAAGAGAAATTCAGCTTCAGCTTTGAAAGATCATAGTGATAGTTTTATCAAAGAAGACAAAGAAGATTATTATCCTTCAGCAATCAGAACTCAAGAAAGTTTTAGCAATGCATCGAGCCATAGTATTACTGAATCCCGATCAAATCCAACTGTACAAGGATATGAGATGGAAAGAGAATTGCTTTCTCATCAGTGTCGAACCAGACATCCAATCAGTGCACTTAGTTTTACTGATCAACTCACTTTTCTGGAACAAACCCCAAGGGAATCAATAGAATCTCTTGCACTTTCAAATGCAACAG GGGCTTCTGTGGAAGGTGGTGCCAGACGCCAAGAGCATTTGTCCAGGTTTTCAATGCCTGACTTGAGCAAAGACTCTGGCATGAATGGATCAGAAAAACTTAGCAACATGGGTACACTTAACTCTTCTGCTAGATTTAGAAGCACAGAGTCCATTCGAAGTCTAAACTCTGCCCAGCAATACCAGGATCTGCAGCCGCCCTTAGATAGACTCAGGCACCCTTTGCAGTATAGAGAATTATCTACTCAAGGAAGAATGCCACCAGGGTTTGACTGTCCAGATGGTGCCATAAGCAACAGAATGCAAACTAGTATGAATGCTAGAATCGCACCCATGAGTGAACGGACCCAGAGACGTATGCATAATCGGGAGAACAACTCTCGCCATCATCGCCACAGACCACGGAGATCCAGAAGGTCTCGTTCTGATAATGCTCTTCACCTAGCTTCAGACAAACGCTATCAAATGAGGGACAGATCTCACATGTTTTCAAGTGAAGACTATGAACAATTAATGATGCGACAAAGAAGTAGGGATGCATTTGGAAATGGTCAGTTGAGAGATCCCTATAGTCGGTATCCTAGAACTGCTTCTGACCTGACGTTGCAGAACCAAGTAGGTGACAAGTTGCTCCGACCTTATTTTAACGACCATGATGATTGGTGTTCTACCTGTTCCTCCTCATCAGAGTCTGAGGAAGAAGGATATTTCCTAGGGCAACCAATTCCACGCCCTGTTCAGCTTCGCCCCATTGCTAGTGATGAATTTATGTATGGTTAtagctcacctgttcctatatcatCCACTCTGAGTGGCAGGTACCAGTCACATTATAGGAAGAGACAAAAAAGCAAGAACTGCATTATCTCATAA